From a single Sander vitreus isolate 19-12246 chromosome 2, sanVit1, whole genome shotgun sequence genomic region:
- the LOC144533116 gene encoding B-cell receptor CD22-like isoform X4: MRGVAMSLTAAASGFVVFLLSVSVIQGQDGWEVTYTSTQICAVKGSTVNIRCSYTYPSTMNGLVTKVEKRFWFTELNNGEHVDLTTMSEYSDRVQYNSKNEDCTLSISDLRERDSAVYKFRFITNHSTGKYTASPGVTLSVTGLQVQVSRLQFYESSNWAQLKCQSSCPLPGHHSYVWYKNGQNIQGQTSDSYSAYVYPADSFSCAVRGHEDFPSPSVLIQGQYGLGVTYTSTQICAVKGSTVNIPCSYTYPSTMNGLVTKVEKRFWFTELNNGEHVDLTTMSEYSGRVQYNGKNEDCTLSISDLRERDSAVYKFRFITNQGGNYVGYPGVTLSVTGLQVQVSRLQVYESSNWAQLKCQSSCPRPGHHSYVWYKNGQNIQGQTSDSYSASFYPADSFSCAVRGHEDFPSPSVYGPKLPSVSVSPSAEIVEGSSVTLTCSSDANPAAKYTWYKENVNKPLSEGPQLVFSSIRSSDSGQYYCTAENKLGMKTSQYKFIDVKYAPKHPSVSVTPSAEIVEGSSVNLTCSSDANPAANYTWYKENQKPLQRSEGSYHFTSISSEDRGNYYCMSENQFGQIKSLSLSVNVQYGPKRPSVSVSPSAEIVEGSSVNLTCSSDANPAANYTWYKENEDSPNASGQIFTITDIRAEHSGNYYCEAQNRRGRQNSTLHLIVVADHHSSGAPLLIAAGTISVVLLAVLSLSVFLWIRKKRASRNSSGPDNREQSEPEEQVDLQYATIHVSNSQADPLYSNIRAAQPLRHREQQEAVEYAAIRFNSGSAAPRTRGRDTGEDPAALYSTVNNTR; the protein is encoded by the exons atgagaggagTAGCTATGAGTTTAACTGCAGCAGCGAGTGGATTTGTTGTCTTCCTTCTCTCAGTGTCAG TGATACAGGGTCAGGATGGCTGGGAAGTGACTTACACCTCTACTCAGATCTGTGCTGTTAAAGGATCAACAGTGAACATACGCTGCAGCTACACATACCCATCCACAATGAATGGCCTTGTTACCAAAGTTGAGAAAAGATTCTGGTTTACTGAATTAAATAATGGTGAACACGTGGATCTGACAACAATGTCAGAGTATTCAGATCGTGTGCAGTATAACAGTAAAAACGAGGACTGCACTCTGAGTATCtcagacctgagagagagagactcagctGTGTACAAGTTCAGGTTCATAACAAACCATTCAACAGGGAAATATACTGCTTCACCTGGAGTCACTCTGTCTGTTACAG gtCTCCAGGTGCAGGTGAGCAGGTTACAGTTCTACGAGTCCTCTAACTGGGCACAGCTGAAGTGTCAGAGCAGTTGTCCTCTACCTGGTCATCATTCCTACGTCTGGTACAAGAATGGACAGAACATTCAGGGACAAACATCTGATTCTTATTCAGCCTACGTTTATCCTGCAGACAGCTTTTCCTGTGCTGTAAGAGGACATGAGGACTTCCCCTCTCCTTCAGTGT TGATACAGGGTCAGTATGGCTTGGGAGTGACTTACACCTCTACTCAGATCTGTGCTGTTAAAGGATCAACAGTCAACATACCCTGCAGCTACACATACCCATCCACAATGAATGGCCTTGTTACCAAAGTTGAGAAAAGATTCTGGTTTACTGAATTAAATAATGGTGAACACGTGGATCTGACAACAATGTCAGAGTATTCAGGTCGTGTGCAGTATAACGGTAAAAACGAGGACTGCACTCTGAGTATCtcagacctgagagagagagactcagctGTGTACAAGTTCAGGTTCATAACAAACCAAGGTGGGAACTATGTTGGTTATCCTGGAGTCACTCTGTCTGTCACAG GTCTCCAGGTGCAGGTGAGCAGGTTACAGGTCTACGAGTCCTCTAACTGGGCACAGCTGAAGTGTCAGAGCAGTTGTCCTCGACCTGGTCATCATTCCTACGTCTGGTACAAGAATGGACAGAACATTCAGGGACAAACATCTGATTCTTATTCAGCCTCCTTTTATCCTGCAGACAGCTTTTCCTGTGCTGTAAGAGGACATGAGGACTTCCCCTCTCCTTCAGTGT ATGGTCCAAAGCTTCCCTCTGTGTCAGTGAGTCCCTCTGCTGAGATAGTGGAGGGCAGTTCAGTGACTCTGACCTGTAGCAGTGATGCTAACCCAGCAGCTAAATACACCTGGTACAAGGAGAATGTAAACAAACCTCTCAGTGAAGGACCACAGCTCGTCTTCAGCTCCATCCGGTCCTCTGACTCTGGACAGTATTACTGTACAGCTGAGAACAAGCTGGGGATGAAGACGTCTCAATACAAATTTATTGATGTGAAAT ATGCTCCAAAGCATCCCTCTGTGTCAGTGACTCCCTCTGCTGAGATAGTGGAGGGCAGTTCAGTGAATCTGACGTGTAGCAGTGATGCTAACCCAGCAGCTAACTACACCTGGTACAAGGAGAACCAAAAACCGCTTCAAAGATCAGAAGGAAGTTATCATTTCACCTCCATCAGCTCTGAGGACAGAGGGAACTACTACTGCATGTCTGAGAATCAGTTTGGACAGATCAAATCATTGTCTCTGTCAGTAAATGTTCAGT ATGGTCCAAAGCGTCCCTCTGTGTCAGTGAGTCCCTCTGCTGAGATAGTGGAGGGCAGTTCAGTGAATCTGACCTGTAGCAGTGATGCTAACCCAGCAGCTAACTACACCTGGTACAAGGAGAATGAAGACTCACCAAATGCATCAGGACAGATCTTCACCATCACTGACATCAGAGCTGAACACAGTGGGAATTATTACTGTGAAGCCCAGAACAGAAGAGGACGTCAGAACTCCACCTTACATCTGATTGTTGTAGCAG ATCACCATAGCTCAGGAGCACCTCTGTTAATAGCTGCTGGAACAATCAGTGTTGTTCTCCTGGCTGTCCTatccctctctgtcttcctgtggATCAG AAAGAAGAGGGCTTCCAGGAATTCATCCGGACCAGACAACAGGGAACAG AGTGAGCCAGAGGAGCAGGTTGACCTTCAGTACGCCACCATCCACGTCTCCAACAGCCAGGCAGATCCTCTGTACTCCAACATCAGAGCTGCTCAGCCCCTCAGACACAGGGAGCAACAGGAAGCCGTTGAGTACGCTGCCATCAGGTTCAACAGTGGCAGTGCTGCCCCGAG aACCAGAGGTCGGGACACTGGAGAGGATCCAGCTGCTTTGTACAGCACAGTCAACAACACCCGATGA